GGCCCGGAAGATGGCCAGCAGCTCGGGGTCGTCGGTCCAAGCGCTCACGACCGGCTCCCGGGGTCCGGGGTCACGAGACGCGGAACTGGGCGATCGAGGCCCGCAGCTCGGCGGCCAGCACGTTCAGCTGGGCGGCCGCGGCGGCGGACTGCTTGGACCCGACGGCGTACTGCTGGGAGACGTCGGCCACCTGGGTCATCGCCGAGACCACTTGCTCGGACGCCGAGCGCTGCTGCTGGGTGGCGATCGAGATCTCCTTGGCCGCCGTCGTCGTCTCGTCCACCATCCCGGCGATCCGCTCGAGCGCCTCGACCACGTCCCTGGCCAGGTCGGCGCCGTTGTGGACCTCCTTGCTGCCGTCCTCGCTGGCCAGGATGGTGGCGCTGGTCTCGGCCTGGATCTGGGTGACGATCGCCTGGATCCGGCCGGCCGACTCCTGCGAGCGCTCGGCCAGCTTGCGGATCTCGGCGGCCACCACGGCGAAGCCGCGGCCGTGCTCCCCTGCCCTGGCCGCCTCGATGGCGGCGTTCAGCGCGAGCAGGTTGGTCTGGTCGGCCAGGTCGTCGATGACCTCGAGGATCCGGCCGATCTCCTGGCTCTTCTCACCCAGCGACAGCGCCCGGGTGGCGATGGAGTCGACCCGATCGGCGATCCGGTCCATGGCGGCCACCGAGGCCGAGACCGCCGTCCGGCCGTCCTCGGCGTACCGCAGCGTCTCGCCGGCGTACCGGGCCACTGCCTCGGCGGTGTCGGCGATCTGGGCGGCGGTCGCCGCCAGCTCCTCGATGGTCGAGCTGGTCTCGGCCACGGCCGAGGACTGCTGGGTCGCGCTGGCCGCGTGCTCCTCCGCGGTGGCCAGCAGCTCGACCGCGCTGGCCGAGATCTGGTCCCCGCCGCCGCGGATCTGCTCGACCAGCTGGCGCAGGTTCACCAGCGTGTTGTTGAACGACTGGGCGAGCAGGCCGATCGCGCCGTGGGCCTCCTCCGCTGGCCGCAGCGCGATGGGCGCGGAGACCGACAGGTCCCCGCCGGCCGCCGCGGCGAGGGCCTGCGACAGCTCGCTGACCTGCCCCTCGAGGGCGTCCCGCTCGCCCTGCGCCAGGCGCTCCTGCTGGAGCATCGAGACGGCCAGCTGGGCATCGATGATCATCATGCCGGGCAGCGCGACCAGCGCGACCAGACCGAGCGGCAGCGCCGCCGGCACCCAGGTGTGCGACAACAGCCCGGTGACGGCCACGCTGGCCGCCATCAGCAGCGCGAACAGGGACGTCTCGGTCCGGCCGAGGACGAGCGGGGCGAAGAGCACGACAACGGCCAGCAGCACCGACCCGACGCCGAGCAGGCCACCGCTCACCGTGGCCAGCCCGGTGATGAACACCAGCTCGCCCAGCATGACGATCCGGGCGACGCGCGTGACGGTGGCGATGTCCGCGCCGGCGCGCGCGCCGGTCACCGACAGCCAGGTGGTCACGACGGCGAGCAGCGCTCCGAACCCCGTCCAGGCCCCGACCGCCCACCAGTGCACGGCGGCCTCGTTGCGGAAGTGCTCGGTGAGGAAGGCACCGAGGATCCCGACCGCGAGCCCGCCCCACATGGCCGTGCCCGCCACAGTGGCGAGCCGCCTGGACACGTCCACGAGCACCCTCCCTCGACGGGCTGACATCGACACGACAGCCACGTGCTGTGCATCGGGCGGTGAGCGGTCGTCCTGTAGGCCGTTCGCGTGAACGGGGTCAGCCGGCGCGCAGGTCGGGCGCGAGCCGGGAGCGCAGCTGCAGGACCTCGCGCTCACCCAGCAGCGAGACCGGTCCCTGGCCGTCGTCCACCACGCCGACCACGAGGGCGGCGACGTCGGCGGTGGCCGTGGCGGGGACCGGCTGCGGGCTTCCCTCGATCGGGCTGAGCAGCCCCAGCACCGAGTCGACGAGCAAGCCCGCCTCGAACTGGTCGGCGGAGAGGATAACCAGCCGGGAACTGCTCGGGAGCGGGTTCTGCTCCTCCCCGAGCAGCGGCCGCAGGTCGAGCACGGGCAGCACCCGGCCGCGCCAGTTGGCCACCCCCGTGAGCCAGCGCGGCAGCCCGGGCACCCGCGTCGTCTGCGGTGCGGTGACCACCTCGGCGATGCCGGACAGGCCCACGGCGTATCGCCCCGCGCCGATCCGGACGACCACCGACTCGCTCACCTGCCGGTCATCGACCAGCCTGCCCCGCCCCTGAAGCCCCCTTCTCAGCGCCCGTTGCGGGCTCCAGGGCTGCTACCGCAGCCCGTCCGCCGGCAACGGCGCGGTCGGGGAGCGCAGGTCGATGGTGACCGGCTCGACCGGCTCGACCACCGGACGGCGCGGACCGGCCGCCTGGGCGGCTTCGAGGATGTCGGTGATCTGCCGACCGATCAGCTCGTGCCGCTCGAGCAGGGCGTCGCGCAGCGCCTCGACGAGGTG
This portion of the Actinomycetes bacterium genome encodes:
- a CDS encoding methyl-accepting chemotaxis protein; this encodes MSRRLATVAGTAMWGGLAVGILGAFLTEHFRNEAAVHWWAVGAWTGFGALLAVVTTWLSVTGARAGADIATVTRVARIVMLGELVFITGLATVSGGLLGVGSVLLAVVVLFAPLVLGRTETSLFALLMAASVAVTGLLSHTWVPAALPLGLVALVALPGMMIIDAQLAVSMLQQERLAQGERDALEGQVSELSQALAAAAGGDLSVSAPIALRPAEEAHGAIGLLAQSFNNTLVNLRQLVEQIRGGGDQISASAVELLATAEEHAASATQQSSAVAETSSTIEELAATAAQIADTAEAVARYAGETLRYAEDGRTAVSASVAAMDRIADRVDSIATRALSLGEKSQEIGRILEVIDDLADQTNLLALNAAIEAARAGEHGRGFAVVAAEIRKLAERSQESAGRIQAIVTQIQAETSATILASEDGSKEVHNGADLARDVVEALERIAGMVDETTTAAKEISIATQQQRSASEQVVSAMTQVADVSQQYAVGSKQSAAAAAQLNVLAAELRASIAQFRVS
- a CDS encoding chemotaxis protein CheW, translating into MSESVVVRIGAGRYAVGLSGIAEVVTAPQTTRVPGLPRWLTGVANWRGRVLPVLDLRPLLGEEQNPLPSSSRLVILSADQFEAGLLVDSVLGLLSPIEGSPQPVPATATADVAALVVGVVDDGQGPVSLLGEREVLQLRSRLAPDLRAG